Proteins found in one Parasteatoda tepidariorum isolate YZ-2023 chromosome 7, CAS_Ptep_4.0, whole genome shotgun sequence genomic segment:
- the LOC122269540 gene encoding protein FAM200A-like — protein MDSXIDKFFNEYNILWENCVGLCTDGAPSMAGKNAGLQALVRKVAPRASWTHCMIHRQSLVSRDMGEDLLTVFQVIIRVVNFIKNSPLRGRLFANLCNDMGSEYTSLLYYCEARWLSRSKVLQRVFELKQEIAIFLTDNNRDEANLFYDTKFLVKLTYLVDIFQRLRTLNKSMQGPQIHAFGEKDKVTAFMRKLELWIISLKNNNFDMFPTFKITCLADEIEESKVLINKHLTSLREQFSFYFKDLDMSKYEWIRNPFVIEKYDDFGLTTAEQEMIIDLSSDSTLKQMFQHKNNIVTFWLRVKDEFPTLTNKALEILLPFVTSYLCETGFSAVAVLKTMYRSCLKIEKELRTAISSMIPRFDIICAEKQAHPSH, from the coding sequence ATGGATTCCNtgattgataaatttttcaatgaatataacATTCTGTGGGAGAACTGTGTTGGACTATGCACAGATGGAGCTCCATCTATGGCAGGAAAAAACGCTGGTCTACAGGCACTAGTTCGAAAGGTGGCTCCTCGGGCAAGTTGGACGCATTGCATGATTCATAGACAATCACTTGTTTCAAGAGATATGGGTGAAGATTTACTAACAGTATTTCAAGTTATTATAAGAgttgtaaattttatcaaaaatagccCATTAAGAGGAAGGCTTTTCGCAAACTTGTGTAATGACATGGGTTCAGAATATACATCACTTCTATATTATTGTGAGGCACGTTGGCTTTCTCGTTCCAAAGTACTTCAAAGGGTGTTTGAGCTAAAACAAGAGATCGCCATATTCCTTACTGATAATAATAGAGATGAAGCAAACTTGTTTTATGACACGAAATTCCTTGTAAAACTTACGTATTTAGtggatatttttcaaagactccgtactttaaataaatcaatgcaAGGGCCTCAAATTCATGCTTTTGGCGAGAAAGACAAGGTTACTGCATTTATGAGAAAATTGGAACTGTGgataataagtttgaaaaataataactttgacATGTTTCccacttttaaaattacctgTCTTGCAGATGAAATAGAAGAAAGTAAAGTTCTTATTAATAAACACTTGACCAGTTTAAGGGAGCAATTCTCGTTTTACTTTAAAGATCTTGACATGTCCAAATATGAATGGATTAGAAACCCGTTtgtgattgaaaaatatgatgATTTTGGTCTTACGACAGCAGAGCAGGAAATGATAATTGACTTATCTAGTGACAGCACATTAAAGCAGATGtttcaacacaaaaataatattgtcaCGTTTTGGTTACGAGTAAAGGACGAGTTTCCTACTTTAACAAATAaagctttagaaattttattgccCTTTGTAACATCTTACTTATGTGAAACTGGGTTTTCCGCAGTAGCTGTCTTAAAGACAATGTATCGATCTTGCTTAAAGATTGAAAAGGAACTGAGAACCGCGATATCTTCAATGATACCACGGTTTGACATAATTTGTGCTGAAAAACAAGCTCACCcttcacattaa
- the LOC107451645 gene encoding U15-lycotoxin-Ls1d — MKAVLILCLIFCVAAARDYCPTKDPAVCVQALNECCKDSDCEDQICCTENCGNKCKEPVPKRTNGERVTYGSKCEIAPSYQKCK; from the exons ATGAAGgctgttttaatattatgtttgaTTTTCTGCGTCGCGGCAGCAA gAGACTATTGTCCAACAAAAGACCCAGCTGTCTGCGTTCAAGCGCTGAACGAATGCTGCAAAGATTCTGACTGTGAAGACCAGATATGCTGTACCGAAAACTGTGGTAATAAATGCAAAGAACCAGTTCCAAAGCGAACAAATGGAGAGCGAGTGACTTATGGTTCCAAGTGCGAAATTGCTCCATCTTATCAGAAATGCAAGTGA